CTCTTGTGTTAACCGCAACAGTTAGTCCACATTTTGTCTGGCTTACTGTATTTGTCGGCGCTAATCTATTTCAGAGTGCTTTTACAGGCTTTTGTCCTGCTGCGATGATAATGAAAAAGTTCGGCGTCAAAACTGCAGCTGAAATAGCCTTAAATAAATAACAAGGAAATTATCGTGTTTAAAAAATCTATGCTGC
The nucleotide sequence above comes from Shewanella sp. Arc9-LZ. Encoded proteins:
- a CDS encoding DUF2892 domain-containing protein, whose amino-acid sequence is MSLERNIMAFAGFMVLLSLVLTATVSPHFVWLTVFVGANLFQSAFTGFCPAAMIMKKFGVKTAAEIALNK